The Polaribacter sp. Q13 sequence AATATGAATTAACAGACTACTTTAAAGTTTCTAATTTCTTTTTAATTCTGGTTATATGCCCATCTCCGCATTCTAGATCCCTAACTAATTCAACAGCTTTATTATAGGATTCTTTAGCTGCTTTTTTATTTCCTATTAAGTTCAAATAATCTCCTTTTGTATCCCAAAGCTTAAATTCACTAGGAAATTGTTTTAAACCTGAATTAATTATTTTAAGCATTCGTTTGGCTTGTTTTAAGGATATTAAATCTTTAGCTTGGTAATACATGCCTATAGGACAATTTGAATAAGTGAAAGCATTTAATTCATCTTTTTCTTTTAAATGAATTAGAAGCTTATCGCTCCAATCCATATATCTGTCTAAATCTTTTAAAGTATTCAAGCTATATGTGGCTTCACTAGAGTAAGTGAGCTCTTCAAACTTATCCTCTGAATTGGCGTCTTTATAAACTTCTGCTAATCGACCTTGAATAGCAGCAAGATATTCTCTAAATTTTAAGTCGCTTCTATAGGCTGCCTTACTAATAGATGAAGAATTTGAAATTAATATAAACCTTGTTAAGTCTTCAACAGGTATCACTTTTTTCCATGCTTTGTAGTTATTATATATATGCTCTAAAATGGGGTGGCCATTATTTGAACTATTGTAATATTTTGTAATTAAACTAAAATCTTCCTTGTTCATCAACTCCTTAGGTTGTTTAACAAAAAAGTACCATGCACACATTTCATTTATTTGATCATACCAAACTTTCTTTTCTTCTTTAGGCAAGGTTGCTTTGTAAACAATACTATTT is a genomic window containing:
- a CDS encoding thioredoxin family protein; translated protein: MLSQGIQFEHGTFDEALTKSKKENKLLFIDFYTDWFRPCKVMNKNVFPLKEVGKYMNEHFVSIKVNAEKGEGVELAKKYKVSAFPTLFVLDENGNQKKRVDNSILEGTLFLNFAKEFVGDKLPFLQQFEAYEQGNRDLDYVRDMIKNSIVYKATLPKEEKKVWYDQINEMCAWYFFVKQPKELMNKEDFSLITKYYNSSNNGHPILEHIYNNYKAWKKVIPVEDLTRFILISNSSSISKAAYRSDLKFREYLAAIQGRLAEVYKDANSEDKFEELTYSSEATYSLNTLKDLDRYMDWSDKLLIHLKEKDELNAFTYSNCPIGMYYQAKDLISLKQAKRMLKIINSGLKQFPSEFKLWDTKGDYLNLIGNKKAAKESYNKAVELVRDLECGDGHITRIKKKLETLK